One stretch of Sinomonas terrae DNA includes these proteins:
- a CDS encoding transposase, translating into MLDRWDLAPAAARVRGDEGNRRLHARWVKFLERRKRPTVANVAIARELAGWCWSLAVMDDD; encoded by the coding sequence ATGCTCGACCGGTGGGATCTGGCCCCCGCCGCCGCGCGGGTCCGGGGCGATGAGGGCAACCGTCGCCTGCACGCCCGATGGGTGAAGTTCCTCGAGCGCCGCAAGCGCCCCACCGTCGCGAACGTCGCGATCGCTCGCGAGCTCGCCGGCTGGTGCTGGTCCCTGGCCGTCATGGACGACGACTGA
- a CDS encoding DUF4236 domain-containing protein, with amino-acid sequence MGLIYRKRFTLGKNTSVNVSKSGVSVSERVGPVTFNSRRGVTLRLAPGLTWRMGKRR; translated from the coding sequence GTGGGCCTCATCTACCGCAAGCGCTTCACGCTCGGCAAGAACACAAGCGTGAACGTCTCGAAGTCGGGCGTCTCGGTGAGCGAGCGCGTCGGTCCCGTGACGTTCAACAGTCGCCGGGGTGTGACGCTGAGACTTGCTCCAGGTCTCACATGGCGCATGGGCAAGCGACGCTAG
- a CDS encoding potassium channel family protein, with protein sequence MTLERWQRISEWPMIAAALLFLAAYSVQVIADLRGSRVFQNRAGAALRGRLLTFVLGSAAVLVYCGALAGLDAEQNDPGANIRSFGDALWWALTTITTVGYGDRYPVTIVGRFAAAGLMLSGIAVLGVVTASIASWLVENVSKETAAKTAEAIEEAVEAMDDPLEEQIRTLTEQVEKLTAALESRNRRPYRPSES encoded by the coding sequence ATGACTCTTGAACGATGGCAGCGGATCTCCGAATGGCCTATGATCGCCGCCGCCCTCCTGTTTCTCGCCGCCTACTCCGTGCAGGTGATCGCGGACCTTCGCGGCTCAAGGGTCTTCCAGAACCGTGCAGGGGCCGCGTTGCGCGGACGGCTGCTCACCTTCGTCCTGGGCTCGGCCGCCGTCCTCGTGTACTGCGGCGCACTCGCGGGCCTCGACGCCGAACAGAATGACCCCGGCGCCAACATCCGATCCTTTGGCGACGCGCTCTGGTGGGCACTGACGACGATAACGACTGTCGGATACGGCGACCGCTACCCGGTGACGATTGTCGGGCGCTTCGCCGCCGCGGGCCTGATGCTCTCGGGAATTGCAGTCCTCGGCGTCGTCACCGCATCCATCGCCTCGTGGCTTGTCGAGAACGTATCGAAGGAGACGGCAGCGAAGACCGCGGAAGCGATCGAAGAAGCGGTTGAAGCCATGGACGACCCGCTCGAGGAACAGATCCGGACGCTCACCGAGCAGGTCGAAAAACTCACTGCGGCCCTAGAGTCCCGGAACCGGCGACCCTACAGGCCAAGCGAATCTTGA
- a CDS encoding YajQ family cyclic di-GMP-binding protein, producing MADSTFDVVSKVDKQEVANALNQSQKEIAQRYDFKGVGAEIDHSGEKILMKANSEERVKAVLDVFQSKLVKRGISLKSLDAGEPFASGKEYRIEASIKEGISQEHAKKISKLIRDEAPKSVKAQIQGDELRVSSKSRDDLQATITLLKGFEEADLQFVNFR from the coding sequence ATGGCTGATTCGACATTCGACGTCGTGAGCAAGGTCGACAAGCAGGAGGTCGCCAACGCGCTCAACCAGTCGCAGAAGGAGATCGCGCAGCGCTACGACTTCAAGGGGGTCGGCGCGGAGATCGACCACAGCGGCGAGAAGATCCTCATGAAGGCCAACTCGGAAGAGCGCGTCAAGGCCGTCCTCGACGTGTTCCAGTCGAAGCTCGTCAAGCGCGGCATCTCCCTCAAGTCCCTCGACGCGGGCGAGCCGTTCGCCTCGGGCAAGGAGTACCGCATCGAGGCGTCCATCAAGGAGGGCATCTCGCAGGAGCACGCGAAGAAGATCTCGAAGCTCATCCGCGACGAGGCGCCGAAGAGCGTCAAGGCCCAGATCCAGGGCGACGAACTGCGGGTCTCGTCGAAGTCGCGCGACGACCTGCAGGCCACGATCACCCTTCTCAAGGGCTTCGAAGAAGCGGACCTGCAGTTCGTCAACTTCCGCTGA
- a CDS encoding MarR family winged helix-turn-helix transcriptional regulator translates to MKDKELADLADRFRKMLRLAVFVSRRLDSDLELSTTQVSILTMCGGEGLRMGVIAENLGVRVPSATEQVSRLERAGLLERGTDPKDARAVVVRRTAAGDQASGEANRRRTARMVDVLETLEPAELDALRTALPVMDKINERLHTISNPKEHIA, encoded by the coding sequence ATGAAGGACAAGGAGCTTGCGGATCTCGCTGATCGCTTCCGCAAAATGCTGCGCCTCGCCGTCTTCGTCTCGCGCCGGCTCGACAGCGACCTCGAGCTCTCCACCACCCAAGTCAGCATCCTCACCATGTGTGGCGGGGAGGGGCTGCGGATGGGCGTCATCGCAGAAAACCTCGGCGTGAGGGTCCCTTCAGCCACCGAACAAGTCAGCCGTCTTGAACGGGCGGGCCTCCTCGAAAGGGGCACCGACCCCAAGGACGCGCGCGCCGTCGTCGTCCGTCGGACCGCAGCCGGCGACCAAGCCTCAGGCGAGGCCAACCGCCGCCGGACCGCCCGCATGGTCGATGTCCTCGAAACCCTCGAGCCCGCCGAGCTCGATGCCCTCCGCACGGCCCTGCCCGTCATGGACAAGATCAACGAGCGGCTTCACACCATCTCGAACCCCAAGGAGCACATCGCATGA
- a CDS encoding MFS transporter, whose protein sequence is MTAESAVHSSHEPSGTEKTLEAEKASFFRQPKAVWATAIAAVFAFMGIGLVDPILPSIAVNLKATPSEVSLLFTSYFLVTAVAMLVTGFVSSRIGGKKTLLIGLALIVVFASLSGTSGSVWQLVGFRAGWGLGNALFVATALAVIVGVATGGTSTAIILYEAALGLGISLGPLAGALLGGWKWRAPFFGTATLMAIAFIALVVMLPKTPAPAKKTRLSAPIRALAHAGLRTTAGSAFFYNFGFFTVLAFVPFILGMSAYGIGAVFFGWGVALALCSVFVAPQLQTRFGDVKVLTGTLACLALDLAGIGLSAAVHSVPAIVVLVIVAGALLGVNNTVYTELAMGVSDSPRPVASAGYNFVRWMGGALAPYVATKLGETFGAPIPFFVAAVALVIAIGIALAGRAYLSEHEPAAV, encoded by the coding sequence ATGACTGCCGAGTCAGCAGTCCACAGTTCCCACGAGCCATCGGGCACGGAAAAGACCCTGGAGGCCGAAAAGGCCTCGTTCTTCCGGCAGCCCAAGGCGGTCTGGGCGACGGCCATCGCCGCCGTCTTCGCGTTCATGGGCATCGGGCTCGTGGACCCGATCCTCCCGTCCATCGCGGTCAACCTCAAGGCGACCCCGAGCGAGGTATCGCTCCTCTTTACGAGCTACTTCCTCGTCACGGCGGTGGCGATGCTGGTCACAGGCTTCGTCTCCTCGCGGATCGGCGGCAAGAAGACGCTCCTCATCGGCCTGGCCCTCATCGTCGTCTTCGCCTCGCTCTCCGGCACGAGCGGTTCGGTGTGGCAGCTCGTCGGCTTCCGGGCTGGCTGGGGCCTGGGCAATGCCCTGTTCGTCGCGACCGCGCTCGCGGTGATCGTCGGCGTCGCGACCGGCGGGACGTCGACCGCGATCATCCTCTACGAGGCCGCCCTCGGTCTCGGCATCTCGCTCGGCCCGCTCGCTGGGGCCCTGCTCGGCGGCTGGAAGTGGCGCGCCCCGTTCTTCGGGACCGCGACGCTCATGGCGATCGCCTTCATCGCCCTCGTCGTCATGCTCCCCAAGACTCCCGCCCCAGCCAAGAAGACGCGGCTCAGCGCGCCGATCCGGGCCCTCGCCCATGCAGGCCTGCGGACGACGGCGGGCAGCGCCTTCTTCTACAACTTCGGCTTCTTCACGGTGCTCGCCTTCGTCCCGTTCATCCTCGGCATGAGCGCGTACGGGATCGGCGCGGTGTTCTTCGGCTGGGGAGTTGCCCTGGCCCTGTGCTCGGTGTTCGTCGCACCCCAGCTCCAGACCCGCTTCGGGGACGTCAAGGTCCTCACGGGGACCCTCGCGTGCCTTGCCCTCGACCTCGCGGGTATCGGCCTCTCCGCTGCCGTCCACTCCGTGCCCGCCATCGTGGTCCTCGTGATCGTCGCCGGCGCCCTGCTCGGGGTCAACAACACCGTCTACACCGAACTGGCCATGGGCGTCTCCGATTCGCCCCGCCCAGTCGCGAGCGCCGGCTACAACTTCGTCCGCTGGATGGGCGGCGCGCTCGCGCCGTATGTCGCGACCAAGCTCGGCGAAACCTTCGGCGCGCCGATCCCGTTCTTCGTCGCCGCCGTCGCCCTCGTGATTGCCATCGGAATCGCGCTCGCGGGGCGCGCCTACCTCTCGGAGCACGAGCCGGCGGCCGTTTGA
- the trxA gene encoding thioredoxin: MATKNITGEDFADTIEKNDIVLVDFWASWCGPCRQFAPTYEAASEKHEDVVFAKVDTEAEQVLAAQANITSIPTLMAFREKVLVFSQPGALPPEALEQVITAVKGLDMEDVHRKVAEAQASRGEN; this comes from the coding sequence ATGGCCACCAAGAACATCACAGGCGAAGACTTCGCCGACACCATCGAGAAGAACGACATTGTGCTCGTGGACTTCTGGGCCTCGTGGTGCGGGCCCTGCCGCCAGTTCGCTCCGACGTACGAGGCGGCGTCCGAGAAGCATGAGGACGTCGTGTTCGCCAAGGTCGACACCGAGGCCGAACAGGTCCTCGCGGCCCAGGCCAACATCACGTCGATCCCGACGCTTATGGCCTTCCGCGAGAAGGTCCTCGTATTCTCGCAGCCCGGCGCTCTTCCGCCCGAGGCGCTCGAGCAGGTCATCACTGCGGTCAAGGGCCTCGACATGGAGGACGTCCACCGCAAGGTTGCCGAGGCTCAGGCATCCCGAGGCGAGAACTAG
- a CDS encoding AMP-binding protein, with product MLSSTAGETDVPLLEETIGENFARIVEGFGDREALVEAAVDGDPGAARRWTFRELDGDIDRVARGLLAAGVAAGDRIGIWSPNCAEWTILQYATAKIGAILVNVNPAYRAHELVFVVKQNGMRMLVVAPSDRSSDYVALAREALAQCPELRELVFLPAPTSAGGAGFAAGTPESGDETTWDALAARAEEVPASIEERAATLSPDDPINIQYTSGTTGFPKGATLTHRNILNNGFSIGELLGYTEEDRIVIPVPFYHCFGMVIGNLNAFSHGCATILPGRGFNPAASLRAVQEFGGTSLYGVPTMFIAELALPDFDSYRLDTLRTGVMAGSTCPIEVMKRVISDMHMEDVAICYGMTETSPVSTMTRLGDSIAHRTETVGRTMPHLESKIVDPGGDVVERGEIGELCTRGYAVMAGYWDQPDKTAEAIDADGWMHTGDLARMDEDGYIVIEGRIKDLVIRGGENIYPREIEEFLYEHPSIQDVQVIGVPDEKYGEELMACIILKPGAEPLAVEDLAEFCRGRLAHYKIPRYVDLRSSFPMTVSGKVRKVEMREEAIVRLGLEG from the coding sequence ATGCTGTCGTCTACCGCCGGAGAGACCGATGTGCCCCTGCTCGAGGAGACCATAGGGGAGAATTTCGCCAGGATCGTCGAGGGGTTCGGGGACCGGGAGGCGCTCGTCGAGGCCGCGGTCGACGGCGACCCTGGCGCCGCCCGCCGCTGGACCTTCCGAGAGCTCGACGGCGACATTGACCGTGTGGCGCGTGGCCTCCTCGCCGCCGGGGTGGCGGCGGGCGACCGGATCGGGATCTGGAGCCCGAACTGCGCCGAATGGACGATCCTCCAGTACGCGACGGCCAAGATCGGCGCGATCCTGGTCAACGTCAATCCCGCGTACCGGGCCCACGAACTTGTCTTCGTCGTGAAGCAGAACGGCATGCGGATGCTCGTGGTTGCGCCGTCCGACCGTTCGAGCGACTACGTCGCGCTGGCGCGCGAAGCGCTGGCCCAGTGCCCGGAGCTGCGCGAGCTCGTGTTCCTCCCGGCGCCGACGAGTGCGGGAGGCGCGGGGTTCGCCGCGGGCACGCCGGAGTCAGGCGACGAGACCACGTGGGACGCGCTTGCGGCCCGAGCCGAGGAGGTCCCCGCCTCCATCGAGGAGCGGGCAGCGACCCTCAGCCCGGATGATCCCATCAACATCCAGTACACGTCCGGCACCACGGGGTTCCCGAAGGGTGCGACCCTCACGCACCGGAACATCCTCAACAACGGCTTCTCGATCGGCGAACTGCTCGGGTACACGGAGGAGGACAGGATCGTCATCCCGGTGCCCTTCTACCACTGCTTCGGCATGGTCATCGGAAACCTCAACGCGTTCTCGCACGGCTGTGCCACGATCCTGCCGGGACGGGGCTTCAACCCCGCCGCCAGCCTCAGGGCAGTGCAGGAATTCGGCGGGACCTCGCTCTACGGCGTGCCGACGATGTTCATCGCCGAACTCGCGTTGCCCGACTTCGACTCATATCGCCTGGACACCCTCCGGACGGGCGTGATGGCCGGTTCCACCTGCCCGATTGAAGTGATGAAGCGCGTCATCTCTGACATGCACATGGAGGACGTGGCCATTTGCTACGGCATGACCGAAACGTCGCCAGTCTCCACCATGACTCGGCTCGGAGATTCGATTGCCCACCGAACCGAGACGGTCGGGCGCACGATGCCGCATCTCGAGAGCAAGATCGTCGATCCAGGCGGCGACGTCGTGGAGCGGGGGGAGATCGGGGAGCTTTGCACCCGGGGCTATGCCGTGATGGCGGGATATTGGGACCAACCGGACAAGACGGCGGAGGCAATCGACGCCGACGGCTGGATGCACACGGGGGACCTCGCGCGCATGGACGAGGACGGGTACATCGTGATCGAGGGCCGCATCAAGGACCTCGTGATCCGTGGCGGCGAGAACATCTACCCCCGCGAGATCGAGGAATTCCTCTACGAGCACCCCAGCATCCAGGACGTCCAGGTGATCGGGGTCCCGGACGAGAAGTACGGCGAGGAGCTCATGGCCTGCATCATCTTGAAGCCCGGCGCCGAACCACTCGCCGTCGAGGACCTCGCTGAATTCTGCCGAGGGCGCCTCGCGCACTACAAGATCCCCAGATACGTCGACCTCCGCTCGAGCTTCCCCATGACCGTCTCTGGGAAGGTGCGGAAGGTCGAGATGCGCGAGGAGGCCATTGTGCGGCTCGGGCTCGAGGGCTGA
- a CDS encoding SLC13 family permease has protein sequence MPLAITGAALLVLGAIAVATGILPWPALGALADRVVPILAFVVAITIVTELLNASGLFEWIAGHFRRWGRGRTFLLWILVACLSLAATIFLSLDTTAVLLTPIVVVLARRCGLPPLPFALTTVWLANTGSLLLPVSNLTNLLALHTFGDVSPAAFAARMALPALWCALVPLAAVVVLFGKDLLGRYELKQAILVSADTAPTATDPPTTDPPTTDPVLLWIGAAVLAALLPALVSGISVWIPASAAAAVLVAAFGARRRTALRWRLVPWQLILFAAGLFVVMEALQHAGAKELAGSLLGTGSGPFDLVRVSAAGAAVANVVNNLPAYLALEQAAGAPARLAALLVGVNAGPLITPWASLATLIWHEQLRRLGVRISWWGYAAAGTVLVPLMIVPAALLASL, from the coding sequence ATGCCACTGGCCATCACGGGAGCAGCCCTGCTCGTTCTCGGCGCAATCGCGGTGGCTACTGGGATACTGCCCTGGCCGGCGCTCGGCGCACTGGCCGACCGGGTCGTACCGATCCTCGCGTTCGTCGTGGCCATCACAATCGTCACCGAACTGCTCAACGCCTCCGGGCTCTTCGAATGGATCGCCGGGCACTTCCGGCGCTGGGGCCGCGGCCGCACGTTCCTGCTGTGGATCCTCGTCGCCTGCCTCTCACTCGCCGCGACCATCTTCCTCTCGCTCGACACGACCGCCGTCCTGCTCACCCCGATCGTCGTGGTTCTCGCGCGCCGCTGCGGCCTCCCGCCCCTCCCGTTCGCCCTCACAACCGTGTGGCTCGCGAACACCGGCTCGCTGCTCCTGCCCGTCTCCAACCTGACGAACCTGCTGGCTCTGCACACGTTCGGCGATGTTTCGCCCGCAGCCTTCGCGGCACGCATGGCACTGCCAGCGCTGTGGTGCGCACTCGTGCCGCTCGCGGCCGTCGTCGTCCTCTTCGGCAAGGACTTGCTGGGGCGCTACGAGCTGAAGCAGGCGATTCTGGTCAGCGCTGACACCGCCCCGACGGCAACCGACCCTCCCACGACCGACCCGCCCACGACCGACCCCGTCCTGCTGTGGATTGGCGCTGCGGTGCTCGCTGCACTTCTGCCCGCGCTCGTCTCCGGGATCTCGGTGTGGATTCCCGCGAGTGCGGCAGCCGCCGTGCTCGTTGCGGCGTTCGGTGCTCGTCGGCGGACTGCGCTCCGGTGGAGACTGGTCCCATGGCAGCTCATCCTGTTCGCGGCAGGCCTCTTCGTGGTGATGGAAGCGCTCCAGCACGCGGGTGCGAAGGAACTCGCGGGCAGCCTGTTGGGTACGGGAAGTGGCCCCTTCGACCTCGTCAGGGTTTCTGCAGCAGGTGCGGCCGTGGCCAACGTCGTCAACAATCTGCCCGCCTATCTCGCGCTCGAGCAGGCTGCGGGTGCCCCTGCCCGGCTTGCAGCCTTGCTCGTGGGCGTCAACGCGGGGCCCCTCATCACCCCTTGGGCCTCGCTCGCGACGCTCATCTGGCACGAGCAGCTGCGGCGGCTCGGCGTCAGGATCTCGTGGTGGGGCTACGCGGCCGCGGGCACCGTGCTCGTGCCCCTCATGATCGTGCCTGCAGCGCTGCTCGCCTCGCTCTAG
- a CDS encoding DNA-3-methyladenine glycosylase family protein, giving the protein MTLAAPLPRIGSADAGDEWEAPECYSLATTCFPLQRGDGDPTFAVNPDGLWTAFRTPHGPASVLLTQVPGRVRARAWGEGASAAVASVPALLGLTDTWEAFDDEAFHASLPPLVRESRRRNPGLRLPATGRVVDALVPTILEQKVTTLEARRAYRYLLRRFGSPAPGAGRVAPPGLLLAPTAAEWLRVPSWEWHRAGVGPQRSATVMRALRSASGLERLAARPAAEAAAALQSIPGIGIWTAAEVTQRTHADPDSVSVGDFHLAKFVGHALTGQRTDDAGMLRLLEPWRGQRQRVVRLLLLSGVRAPRFGPKLTIQDHRTH; this is encoded by the coding sequence GTGACACTCGCAGCCCCACTCCCCCGGATCGGTTCCGCCGACGCAGGGGACGAGTGGGAGGCGCCCGAGTGCTATTCGCTCGCCACGACATGCTTCCCCCTACAGCGCGGGGACGGCGACCCGACCTTCGCGGTCAATCCAGACGGGCTCTGGACCGCCTTCCGCACGCCGCACGGCCCGGCGTCCGTCCTTCTCACCCAGGTGCCGGGTCGGGTGCGCGCGCGGGCCTGGGGCGAGGGGGCGTCGGCGGCCGTCGCCTCCGTCCCAGCGCTTCTGGGGCTCACGGATACCTGGGAAGCGTTCGACGACGAAGCCTTCCACGCGTCGCTGCCGCCCCTCGTGCGAGAGTCACGACGGCGGAATCCAGGGTTGCGGCTCCCGGCGACCGGGCGGGTGGTTGATGCCCTCGTGCCGACGATCCTCGAGCAGAAGGTCACGACGCTCGAGGCCCGGCGCGCGTACCGCTATCTCCTACGCCGGTTCGGTTCGCCCGCTCCCGGTGCTGGCCGGGTTGCGCCCCCGGGCCTCCTCCTCGCTCCGACTGCGGCCGAGTGGCTCCGTGTGCCGTCGTGGGAATGGCATCGCGCCGGAGTCGGCCCCCAGCGCTCGGCAACGGTCATGCGCGCGTTGCGCTCGGCGTCGGGCCTCGAGCGTCTCGCGGCAAGGCCAGCCGCCGAGGCGGCGGCCGCCCTGCAGTCGATCCCGGGCATCGGGATCTGGACGGCCGCCGAGGTCACGCAGCGGACGCATGCCGACCCGGACTCCGTCTCGGTGGGCGACTTCCACCTCGCCAAGTTCGTCGGCCACGCTCTGACGGGCCAGCGTACCGACGATGCCGGGATGCTCCGTCTCCTCGAGCCTTGGCGCGGCCAGCGGCAGCGCGTCGTGCGGCTGCTCCTCCTCTCCGGCGTGCGCGCCCCGCGTTTCGGGCCGAAGCTGACTATCCAGGACCACAGGACGCACTGA
- a CDS encoding VOC family protein: MSGKVVHFEIPADDSARAKTFYTEAFGWKIMPVPEMDYTMVGTAPSDESGSPLEPGSINGGMYTRNEQFPRTPVITVDVADIDTALAKVESLGGKTVVPKMPVGQMGFAAYFEDSEGNVLGLWEAAQPPAGQ; encoded by the coding sequence GTGTCCGGAAAAGTCGTGCACTTTGAAATCCCTGCGGACGATTCGGCCCGCGCGAAGACGTTCTATACCGAGGCGTTCGGTTGGAAGATCATGCCGGTCCCCGAGATGGACTACACGATGGTTGGCACCGCGCCTTCCGACGAATCCGGCTCGCCGCTCGAGCCCGGCAGCATCAACGGCGGCATGTACACCCGGAACGAACAGTTCCCGAGGACGCCAGTGATCACCGTGGACGTCGCGGACATCGACACGGCCTTGGCGAAAGTCGAGTCGCTCGGCGGGAAGACAGTCGTACCCAAGATGCCGGTGGGTCAGATGGGCTTCGCCGCGTACTTCGAGGATTCCGAGGGCAACGTGCTCGGGCTGTGGGAGGCCGCCCAGCCGCCAGCGGGACAGTGA